DNA from Palaemon carinicauda isolate YSFRI2023 chromosome 26, ASM3689809v2, whole genome shotgun sequence:
CGTAGACGTAACTTCTTTCCTTCTTATTTTGATAACCTCCCGAAATTAAAGTAAAGTAGTcagaatggcggtggccacgatcgtgcacatcgaggcgtcgatgggcctagtagCAGACTTGCTTAGCGAAACGCAACGAGCGCTGATTGAGACATTCTGAGTCCGTCTATCGGAATCTAGTAACGGAACTCCAGGAAGAGGTCAGACAGCTGAGAATGCTGTACAAAAACCAGCATGTTAAACTAGAACCTAGttttgaagcccgaatcaggcacacgctgGGTGAAGCTACACGTGCTTCTACCCTTCTATACAACCATATAAACCAAGTGAAAAGCACTTCAATGGGGAATGTTGCTCTCCCCAGGTTGAAAccactgcctctccccacgtttgaaggggaagtgcaggaatatgcttcgTATCGTGAACTCTTCACAATTCATGTTGATAGAAGAGCcgatttagatgatgtatctaaatttaccTACTAACTGGGGAGCCGCTTAGAGTAGTAAAAtctttaagtgtaaccgccgcgaactatagaatagcgttagatctactagacaaacaatatggtaacgtACATCAGACGCTCGGGATTTTGCACCGAAAATATTTGTGACGTCACTAGACcccgtagagctcaaaaggttccgCTTCGAGTTAACGATCAtgattgaacaaattaaaaggttgatTAAAGACaatataggccagggcatggtcatgagtctcctaaatcaaaaactgtcagagggaaaGGTCTAtaggaaagtggtcgagcatttaagGATATGTGATTATACGTTAGATGAGTTTTTTGACGACATAGACTTCACTATAAGAATGCTCGAAGATGATGCGTTGCAAAGAGGTGACAAACTTgagtatgataaaagaaaagacaacagtgtaagaccgaaatccacacctgtccacaatatttcttgcccattttgtagcgaacggcacctgcctcacggatgtcgccaagtaaccgacgtagctgccagacgtcgcattttgcttaaaaggggcctttgctttaattgtacaaactcaggtcatcgtagtgataaatgtcccgTCCAAAGTTCTTGCAAAATTTATAATGCAAAAcaccacaccgcaatttgcgatgatcacaatgcgggaagacgaccgcaatctaaCCCCAATAGTAGCAACAGTCAATTAACAACGTCCCGTCCCGTAGTAAATGCGACTCCTAcacagcacgaaactgccccccgtccatcgaaggttaaagtagaatctaaaccatgcaaaagcgcaaagattgcacagaaatctGACGTAGACCTCCCATGTACCCTCTTGCCAACCGCGATGGCAGACATATATCGAAAACAAGGTAGCAAGCAAGTCCGCCTATTCCTTGACTCCGGGAGCTAAAGAAGCTTCATATCAGTGAAAATCgcgagtcaattaggcctaccggaaGTAGGACGAgtgtcattgaatatagctccattcggctccgcggaaataagtggacagtacaatgtagtgagttgtagggttgagatgggaaaaagatcagtgagaatgaagttagtggcacacgaacacctggacgtcccaatacataacgctggttatgtaaaagtcagacagcatctgttgagcaagggagtcacgttagccgatccggCAAACCAATCAGATATCATGAAAAATGTACACATATTAATAGGGGCTGATTAGAGAAAGTGGATaggatcaatcttttcctgactcataatggtatgtccccatatgggaaggtgcTGCAGTGGCTATTCCAAGGGGAAAATGTTGAACAGGTAAGAACGCTTAGagtgtgcaaaatcatgaacgaaccatatcagtttgatgtagatgaatggtggcgtttggaccgtgttggcatcgccccatctgagcaatacaccgtTCGCGAGGCGgaggccgtgcgaaaggtgtcGCCAAGTGTTGTGAAAaactgagggatatcaggttagcctaccattcgggtcggatgctaggccagatacaaACTATAGAAACGCTATAGCACAGTTAGAGTTGTTGCAAACTAAATTcaggaaggatagggaatattttgatcaataccaaggagtaatagataaatatattgaagtgggttttatatctgaagtgaaGGAACCCAAGGTGAAAGGTTATTATATGCCGGACTTTGGAATCaagaaagatagccgcaccaccccccttagaatagTTTTCAATGCCTCCGCGAAATCGAAAGGTggtaagtccttgaatgaatgcctATTGCCTGGCCCCAGTTTAGTGGAATTGCCATAtcatttaatcataaggtttaggttgagcagatatgccatgttagctgatatcagcaaagccttcgcCTTACCTTCGCCTTTaaagtcgtggtgttcggcatcacggcaagtccacttttgttacaacaagtgttaaattatcatttcaaaggggaaggtaggctagatttggtaaagtctttttatgttgataattatctagccactttcgagaatctggagagcatgaggcaggagcatgagtctgttaataacatcttaacaggggcgggtatgcctttagaagggttaGCATCTAATCACTTGGCCTTTGATAGCGAGAAAGAGTGAAGAGAGCCTatgagtgtgaacgtgcttgggttGCGATAGACCCGAGACATAgaccgattgtgtgtgaaagaaagtaaaaaaaatctgtgagttgggggagggatgggttcctacgaagcgtagggtactttccctgttggtctcaatTTACGATCTGATAGGTTTGATAAACCCATTGTTTGTAAGAGgtaaacttttcctccaacaattatgggagaatgacgtgggttgggatgatgtgttgaaaGGACAAAAGGCTAGAGAAGGGAGTGAGTTGTTGTTTGATCTGAAAGCGGTGAGCGAAATCACTTTTCCAAGATcaataggtaggaaaggtttagaactGCAAATATTCACTGATGCCAGtagtaaggcatacggcgcagtagcatataccagggacgactgCAATCAGGTAAACATAATAACAAGTAAGATGAGGAAAACCgaagggaatgaacaaattgacaattccaaaGCTTGAATtgctagcattgttgctaggcagcagattagctaaGACCCTCAAGGAGCTGATAGAACCACGAGAGGTAGTCATATGGAcagacagtaaggtcacgttggcatgggtagcatctcccgaggccaaggaccacaagaatgtttttaaatctaacagagtggcggagattgtttttcttcaccAGGTTTGTCAATTGAATTTGATgcatgtccccagtaaacagaaccctgctgatatcctgtccagaggtgcaacgatgcaacaactgctagataactccctgtggaggaacggtctaGAATTCCTCAgaaccacgggaaagcctgttcctggcAAGGAAGAAGATCCAACCCAAGAAAAAACAACAGTCGCGGCAGTGCAGGAATTAAGAGAGGAAATGAATCCTTCCCCTCCcggcgagatatgggaaattctgcaaagggaagcagatttccaattcttgttgagagttgtttgagtaatcaaaaggtttacaaatggcatccgttcagtattgttgtccaactagAGCAAAAACCTTATTAGCCTACAGTTTATgcttacttagagggcggagtcagaccccatcgtgaagttgctaattttgtcagacaattgaatctagtcttaatAGATAGTCTTATTTGTATTATGGGACGAGTGTCCTAAGTAGAAggaactgatcagttaattctcttgccaggcaaagggcatttagtcaggatgTATTTAAGTTATTTACATCGGTTAcgtttgcattgtggggtgaatacactaatgggtatctttcgacagaaatatTGGGTGGCGGGtgtacgttccattgcgaagcgaaccatGCGACAATGTCCCGAATGTGTGCAGGCCTTCCAACCTCTAATGAGAGAGCCACCGCCGCCCCCCCCCTACTGAAGGAAAGGATCACTCTCACAAAACCCTTTACCGCAGTCgtagtggaccacacagcagccatacagactGAGACGCGGTCCGGTTACATACTGATCGTAACATGCATGGCTAGTAGAGCCATGTACCttgatttctgcccctccctggaagcggaagaattcgtgttggcactaaggCGGTTTAGTGCCACACAAGGTGCCCCgtagctcatcatgtccgataaccatcagactttcaaaactgccagccacctccttcaaggactctacgaagaagatgaagtccagcaattcttgaggaaaactggcataaagtggccaTTTCAGACGCCCGTGCACCTTGggaaggtgggttcttcgagcgtctGATAagggtaacgaaacggaccctccagatagccctcggaaagaagtacttaccggacgcccacgtactaacccttgtgaaagaagcagaatcagtggtgaataatcggccgcttatgtacagcggcgacgagCACGAAGATGACGTCCTCAACCCATCCCATTTGCTAAggggacaccaagtccacctcatggcaccgatcttgccagacgaccacctcaacgcaaccttcacctctcggaggctacgtgatcgctacCTAAAACTGACAGATTACTTAAAGGCCTTCAGAGAGcggtggagaagggaatacttgagtgccttgagagcccagcACGACTCTCAGtctggggaaccctccaagctgcaccctggagacgtcgtgctGGTTAAACAAGAGAATCAAAAGAGAGCTacgtggcctcttggacgtgttgtggagacgtatcctgacgacgacggaatcgtgcgttcggccaaagtgttgttcgagggtgtcgagtcactgcgagctgttagccacctggttcccctagaaatagccctctctgaggatgatgatggagaagACGACGGCGACGACGGAGATGACGGAGAaaagggcgcgtacagttcgacagcaggaatgccagggatcatTGAGATGTCTGGGGATAACTAGGAAATGGCTccggctacgacaactcaacaaccagccacaggaaccgtCGACAACGTCgatgaaggtgagaactatgcagttagtgggAGAATTGAAAATGAAACAGAATCGAAGCAGACGGACGCACAAGGACGTTCctcacgcccattgagaagggctgccgccgAAGCAGCAAGAACTGATGGACAGTCTGCTGAGAAGTGACGATATATAAGGCGTTGCGTCAAACAGTGAGTGAAAAGGGGGAGTGTCctatctggtaggtagggagggtggagaaacattgtaaggtgtgcatgaatatacggaagttggaagtgcgttgggtgtggagaacggggacgggatggtctctcgtacttacagaacgagcgttgtacagaaccaggcccctccctcttgtactccgtAATAGCCTATATGTAGCAGTGCTATAAGAGTATTTCGATTAATGTGAATAAATGCAAAATGCCTTGTGATCGAATCTGTTTATGTatcgattaatgtgagtaaaggcagaTTGACTTATGTATTGTGTGAAtacatttcaattgctattttcttatttgtcttacgcccattgcctaattgcctctccatttgaattgttatgtatacatttctattgctaatttttttgctattttctgatttgtctcaggcccattgcctaattgccttcaCATTTGAATTATGTATGCATTTCTATTactattttttgctattttctgatttgtcttaggcccattgcctaattgctttgccatttgaattgtCTGTATTATGTATGAGTACATTTCTACTGCTATTTTCTGCGGTTTTCATACATGAATGAAAAGCTGATTTGTCTTAGGACCATTGCCTAATGGCCTTTCCATTTGACTCCTTATATGTATTATTTGCAAGTgcatttctattgctatttttgCAACATTATGATTTGTCTTAGGACCATTGCCTCATTTGAACTGTCGTATAGGtacatttggattattattttgtgtacacctgtaagagttaatggccccggggtaacattgctgtatgctGTATATTGtgtgtactctgttcgagtcgttgcggagcgctacgcagcgagcctaaccgAGTCTTGGAGTAGTTAcaacgcgcccccccccccccttccacccccgagtccagtcttgcccaATTGACCGACATTTAATCGCTCCTTTATTTTGGGgagtggaggatgtcgggaatttttgaactgatcactcgaaaatccTGCCAATTAACTCCACCAATGTTATGTTAAATTGGAGGGAAGCCTGggagaactcgcgggcgttgagtCGAATGAATATGGATtaatacgagactgttttagagcCTAAAGAGtaaccgcctggtagggaaggagcggatgttaaagaaattgagcatttgtaatttatgattcaggaatttaatgtcattttattgtaccatgacAAAAATATCCTATGAATAAGTTTAGATTCAGAGAAGCGCGGGAAACAAAAGTTTTCGTCAGAGCTGCGGAGCTCAGCTCGGTCTCTTTTGTCCAACGTCCTCAGCTCAAGTAAGTCCTATTAATTGTTGTCTCTCTCCCCACTATTGTACCCATGTCGTtttccctataggttttacaagtgttttgtaaaaattatatctatgtatatttagttgatccttgtgattggggatcagtgctattcattaaattacgtgagaaagccttggtatgatgtcgggaattttcgaactgatcactcgaaaatcccgccatttaactccaccaacgttacgttaaattggagggaaggCTGGGAGAACTTGTGGGCGTTGAGTCGAATGACTATGGTTtaatacgagactgttttagagcCTAAAGAGTAACCGCCTGGTAGGGAAAGAGCGGATATTAAAGAAATTGAGCATTTGTAATTCATGATTCaggaatttaatgtcattttattgtaccatgacgaaaatatcctCTGTATAAGTTTAGATTCAGAGAAGCGCGGGAAACAAAAGTTTTCGTCAGAGCTGCGGAGCTCAGCTCGGTCTCTTTTGTCCAACGTCCTCAGCTTTAATTGTTGTCTCTCTCCCCACTATTGTACCCAGGTCGTTTTCCCTATTggttttacaagtgttttgtaagaactgtatctatgtatatttagttgatccttgtgattggggatcattgctattcattaaattacgtgagaaagccttggtatgccgtttaccaTGGCAacttattgaaatattaattaatttactTAATTTGAGTCCGGTGGGAACTTATTTTTTTTGGCAACGCATGAGGTTATTTCGagtcatatatttcattattatgttgagtaaatgttttgattatgtttttctctttcattattaactatttttttgtaataaaattgttaaagtgtagctgtattttgttgattcctgaaAGGTTTTGGAAGTCTTACCTCTTCATGGTCTTGCTATCGGCCCTTAACATCGGGCCAAGAACGTTATTACCTGttgaagtgaaaatcacgacaaatttgattattataccggaagctgatgaagatctgGGAGTGCCTAtaaatgaattaagtgtgtttgaagtcgaagctatactaaaaaactaaagagattgaaagcccaggatatgatggaataactgctgaaatgatactggcttaaaatgaagtgactcccagaatatttacaagattactCGGTAGAATGTGGCAtaaggaggcaaaacctgatgtatGGGACCCAGGATTGctggtgaaaatataaaaaaggacacctaagtgattacaataattacagaggcataacactaacgtcagttgttatgaaaatatatagtatgcttattctcaagACACTGGAGAGtcaggttgatgaaaagctgagagatgaaaaagctggatttaaaaaaggtagaagtcaCACTAAACATATTTTCATTcaaagacatgctgtacagcaacgCGTAAAATATAGAGATAACATTAGAAGGAATTTggggactatggaaaagcctttgatagtatacatcaaccaattttgtggagagtcctacgttattatggaattcctctttaatatgtatatttgattaggtctgttcaggagcatagcaagtgcaaatttaatgttaatagaTTCTTATCACATGAATTgcctgtgaacagcggagtactccaagggaatgtgttgtcacctatgttgtttatcctcctaatggattttgcaTGGGTTGAACAGCGGAgatagtggaaaaggattggaatgggttggtgataggaatttagttgactaagagtatgctgatgatgcagtccttgtTAGCAGGAAAACCACAGTtttggcaatgcttgcttacaaaaaggcatgaaataccacatgaggttgggcggaatgtaaatagaagaaagacagcgataAGGATaaatgagtatgcaatggaagatgaaatattggaaggagagaggattaattagGCAGAATCTTTTAAGCCTTTAGAAACAATGATCTCCGATAAAAGGTCTTTAgatttagaatttagtgaaagactgaaaaaagcaaatcagacaatggctaggttaagtaaaacttggaaatcgaattacctgaaattatatatgaaaatcatattatataacagtttagtgagatcggtattactctatggacatgagtcatggtaaaagagtgaaacaatctccaatagatttagtagatttgaaaacaaagccctcagaaggatattggttgTTAGATGGGAAGTCAGTATTATAAATAAGAAtacaagagatattactcgagtgctctGGATAGAATCATGATTAgggatatatggagatggtttaggcatgctcttcgcactccccagagagATTAGGACTCTAAACGTTCCACCGGGCTCGACAAGGCATTCGGAGAGctaaaagacccagacctacatggctgaagactaagaaGAGCAAAGTAgaggatgatgaatagagaagtattgaataaaaagctcaagatacagatgactagtgagatctaaccgaggcccttcatgtcaatgggcgtaggaggagaaaattgtatatatatatatatatatatataatatatatatatatatatatatatatatatatatttctaaagtgCTTGAATACATGTTACTTAAACAACTAATTAGCCACTTAGAAGCAGACACCCAGtctgtttacagaaaattatactttagagagagagacatCTGTTGTGTTGTAAATGGTGATGAAAACAAATGTGATATTTTAAAATTACTTGATGTAAGTGctgtttttgatacagtaatgAAATGACTGCTGATTACTGATGTATGGTCTAACTGTACTAAATATTAATCCTCTGAATACcttaaagactacttggttgacagaaattactgtgtttAAATTGGAAACTTGTATTTATCATATCAACCTTGAAACGGAGTAGTACCTCCGAGGAGTACACCGGGCCCCAACTTATTCTGTATCCATACTATTGGTCTCTTGAAAATACTACTGTGACAAGCCAagggaaggttgtgacttaaagacaggatgaaagcaactgagtattcTTATTATACAACACTACTTTGTATACA
Protein-coding regions in this window:
- the LOC137619827 gene encoding uncharacterized protein, with translation MSRMCAGLPTSNERATAAPPLLKERITLTKPFTAVVVDHTAAIQTETRSGYILIVTCMASRAMYLDFCPSLEAEEFVLALRRFSATQDARAPWEGGFFERLIRVTKRTLQIALGKKYLPDAHVLTLVKEAESVVNNRPLMYSGDEHEDDVLNPSHLLRGHQVHLMAPILPDDHLNATFTSRRLRDRYLKLTDYLKAFRERWRREYLSALRAQHDSQSGEPSKLHPGDVVLVKQENQKRATWPLGRVVETYPDDDGIVQIALSEDDDGEDDGDDGDDGEKGAYSSTAGMPGIIEMSGDN